GTGAACTGCATGTAGAGGGCGGGTTGGTCGCGCACCATTGGGATCGCGACCTCCTGGTAGCCCAGGAAATCCATGAAGATGCGGAGGATGAGGGGGTAAGCGAGCGTCGCCAGCGCGAAGTAGATGCCGGCCAGCCGGAAGGTGGGGAAGCCGATGAGGACGGCGGCGGCCACGGCGGCCACCGCGCCGACGACGAGGCCGAGCCAGGGCGTGAGGCGGACGCCGACGACGAGGAGGACGGTCACGTACGCCCCCACGCCGAAGAACGCCTGGTGGCCGAAGGAGATCTGCCCGGCGTAGCCGCTGATGATGTTCCAGGCGAGACCCATCGTGGCCCAGACCAGGACGAGGGTGAGGACCCGGTGGTGGTAGCGCTCGGTGAGCATGAGGGTGAGCGCGAGCGCGACGAGGACGACCGCCCCGATGGGGACGAGCCCCCGCAGACGGGCGAGGGCGGCCGGCATCAGACGGCGCGGAGCCGCTGGCCGAAGAGGCCCTGCGGCCTGAGGTAGAGCACGAGCAGGAACGCGATGAAGACGCCGACGTTCTGGAGCTGGAAGGGGAGGACGAGCAGCGTCAGCGACTGCACGAGGCCGATGAGGAGGCCGCCCGCGAAGGCCCCGGGGATCGAGCCGAGGCCGCCGAGGACGACGGCGACGAACATGAGCACGATGAAGTTCACGCCCACCGTCGGCTCGATGGGGTGGTAGGTGGCGAGGAGCCCACCCGCCGCCGCCACCAGCGCGATGCCGACGCCGAAGGCGAGGCCGTGCATGGCCCGCACGTCGATGCCCTGGTAGCCGGCGGCCTCCGGCTCATCGGCGGCGGCGCGCAGCGCCTTGCCGAGGTCGGTCCGGGTGAGGAAGGCGTACACGGCGCCGGCCAGCAGCAGCGCCATCAGGAAGGCGTAGGAGCGGGCCTGATTCAGGAGGATGGGGCCCACCGCGAAGGCCTGGGTGGCGTAGGCCGCCCTGATCCCGCGCGGCATGGGGGTCAGGATCATCGTGGTGGCGTTGGTGATGATGAGGGAGAGGCCGAGGGTGAGGATGAGCTGGGCGTCCATCAGGCGCTGCGGATCGCCACCGCCGGTGACGCGGACGAGCAGCGCCCGATGGACGACCAGACCCAGCACGAAGAAGGGCGGGATGGTGACGAGGGCGCCGAGCAGGGGATCGACGCCGGACCCCACCGCCAGGAAGTACGTGACGTACATCCCCAGCATCATGAAGTCGCCCTGGGCGAAGTTGACGACCCGCATGACGCCGAAGATGAGGGCGAGGCCGATCGACATGAGGGCGTAGACGCCCCCCACGAGGAGGCCCGTCACGACGTACTGGACGAGCTCGCCCAGGGGCACGGCCGGCCTGCCGAGCGCTCCTTACTTGCCGC
This Candidatus Methylomirabilota bacterium DNA region includes the following protein-coding sequences:
- a CDS encoding branched-chain amino acid ABC transporter permease, giving the protein MPLGELVQYVVTGLLVGGVYALMSIGLALIFGVMRVVNFAQGDFMMLGMYVTYFLAVGSGVDPLLGALVTIPPFFVLGLVVHRALLVRVTGGGDPQRLMDAQLILTLGLSLIITNATTMILTPMPRGIRAAYATQAFAVGPILLNQARSYAFLMALLLAGAVYAFLTRTDLGKALRAAADEPEAAGYQGIDVRAMHGLAFGVGIALVAAAGGLLATYHPIEPTVGVNFIVLMFVAVVLGGLGSIPGAFAGGLLIGLVQSLTLLVLPFQLQNVGVFIAFLLVLYLRPQGLFGQRLRAV